A region of the Trueperaceae bacterium genome:
GACTTCGCGGTCACCAAGTACCGCAATATAAGGCACTTTGTAGATTTCAGCATCTCGAATCTTCGCATTCATCCGTTCACTACGACTATCGACCTCAGTCCTTATACCTGCCTTCGCAAGCTGTTTACGTAATTTTTCAGCGGGACCACTATGTCGATCAGCTATCGGGACTATCCTCACGTGTTCTGGGGCTAACCAAAGTGGAAAATCACCTGCAAAATGCTCAATCAGGAACCCAACCAATCGTTCATGGGTACCTAATGGTGCACGGTGAATGCAGAGTGGCACTTGTTTTTGATTTTGCTCATCGATATAAGTAAGCCCAAGTCGGCCGGGTTGGGCGAAATCAACTTGATTTGTCGCCAAGGTAAATTCCCGACCAATCGCGCTCTTAATCTGAACATCAATCTTCGGCCCGTAAAAAGCTGCTTCATCTTCAACCTCAATGAACTTGATGTTAGCTGACTGCATCGCATTTCGTACCATTGTTTCGGTTTTCAACCACAGGTCCGGATTATCGACATATTTCTTTCCTAAGCCATCTTTACCGTGCTTGGAAAAGCGCATGATATAATCATCTATTCCAAACAGTTCAAAGTACTTGAAGTAAATCTGTATTACCTGCAAAAATTCTTCCTCGAATTGGTCTTCCGTGCAGTAAATGTGAGCGTCATTCATCTGCAAGCTACGTACCCGCATCAGACCCATTAACGCCCCAGAATCTTCGTACCGGTAGCAGGTGCCATATTCTGCCAAACGAACCGGAAGATCTCGGTAACTACGAGGCCGAGCAGCAAAGATTTTATGGTGGAACGGACAATTCATCGGTTTAATAAAATACGTGGTGTTTTCCAATTGCATAGGTGGATACATGTCTTCTTGGTAATACGGTAGATGACCGGTTTTCAGGAAAAGCTGTTCTTTGGCAAGATGAGGACTCCTGACCCGTTGATAGCCAGCGGAATACTCAACTTCCTTTGCCAGTCGTTCTATTTCTTCTATCAAAATCGCGCCCCGGGGAAGCCAAAGCGGTAACCCCGGTCCCACGTCCTCATCTAAGACAAAAATATCTAAATCTGTACCGATTTTACGGTGATCCCGTTTTTTGGCCTCTTCGAGTTGCCAAAGATGTTGGTCAAAAGCTTCTTCTTCTTTGAAGGCAACCCCGTATATGCGTTGCAACATAGTGTTTTGTTCGTCCCCCCGCCAATAAGCACCGGCGATAGACATTAGCCGAAAGTGTGGGGTTATTGTTCCGGTACTTGGCACATGAGGTCCTCGACAGAGATCAGTGAACCCCGCAGACCCTCCTTGGCGGTAAAAGGTTATTGGTACATCATTTGGAATATTCTCAATCAAATCTATCTTGAATGGGTCTCCCCTTTCCGTGTATGTTCTTAAAGCGTCATCTCTCTCAACAAAATATTTCTCAAGACTAAGGTCCGCTGCTATGATGCGACGCATCCGCTTCTCGATCTCTTCCAAGTCTTGTGTGGTTAGGCTCCGTGGGAGATCGAAATCATAGTAAAATCCCGCATCTATAACCGGTCCTATACCCAATCGTATCGAAGGTCGGTCCTCTCCCTCAGCGACTAAATACTCAATTACGGCCTGGGCCATCACATGAGCCAAGGTGTGCCGCATAAGATCAATGGACTCTGGGTCACGGGTGGTGACTATTTTTATATTTGCACCCTCAGGAATTTCTGATAGAAGATCGCGTAGTTCCCCATTAACCACAATACCGAGTGCTGCTTTGCCCAAACCAGGCCCAATAGTAAGGGCGACTTCTGCGCCCGTTGAGTTTTTGGGAACATCTAATCTTTTGCCATCAGGCAAAACAACGTGCATTCTTCACCTCGGTCTACCAGGGAATGTTTAGCTGGGTCTTCAAAAGCACACCAACAGCTGCGTTCAGGAGCTACCCAACAACCGGTATTATATTAAAATCTCCCCTCGGCCCAATGTAGCGCAGCATTTCTTATCCCAAACTTGACTTTCTCCTTACCCATCAGACCGGTATACTGAAACATGCACCTTGTCGCCGTAGTTGGTCCTGAACCTGAACTAGAAGCTGTGCTTCGTAATCATGTGGACTCTAAACGGCGCTTCCACTTCCATCCTGTCCCTCCCGGCCCGATTAAAAAGATACTGGACTCTTTACCGTCTCTCGATTTTGCTGGGGCGCTGGTGTTTGACGAAGCAATGCAGAAAGGAGCCTTCCCTCACGTAAGCAGAAGTAGTCTTGACGCCCAAGAAGCAGAAGCTGTGGATACGGTTACAGTCACTCAAGGGGGATTGATTGGGGAATACAACCACGGCCGTGCCTTAAGCGCGGCTTTGCGTCAGGAAGGTTGGGATGCCCGAGAAGCCAAAGCTGTAGTGGTTGGATCAAATCCGCTTGCTCGAGCAGTGGCGCGGGACCTTTCTAGTATCGGCGTAGCTCAGTTGACTGTACTAGGAGAAAACCGTCCCGAGGCCGAAGCTATTCTTGGTGGACTTGCAGCGAGTACTATAACTATCGCTAGAGCCTCGAACGACCCCCTAGGTCGGGCTTACCTAGAACAAGCCGACCTGCTTGTTCGCGTTGAGCCAAAGTTCGAAATCCCAGATGACGTCCTAGGTCCCCATTTAACCGTCGTTGATCTTGGGCCGGAAGCAGTTTCGAAACTACGCGGCCAAGCCCTTCGGTTGGGGTCAATGACTCTAAATCTTCGGGACATTCAAGGCCATCATATTGCCTTGGCTCTGAAACATATTCTTGGTGGAGACATTACTCCAGGACCATTTCTTGAAGCCCTCCACAAAATCTAAACCCCCTAGTTCCCGTTACAAATTGGATTCCCCGTAAGATTAGGATCTCCACCTCGACGTTGGGCCCAGAGCACTAGCGCCTCGTTGTAGATTTCCAACGCCTGCTGCCGCAGTAAACTGTTTTGATTTATTTCCGACTCTAAATTCCGGCATCCTAAGCTTTTGCATTAGGGCCTGTATACTTAGTCGCCTATGTTGCCACCCGTTCTAACAATCCTGTTGGGAACACTGGTTTTGTCCTTTTCTTATGCTCAAAAGCCAACTGTCCATTTCGATCTCGGTTTTTCTGGAGAATTTGTTAGCGGTCGATGGAACCCGGTCCGTGTTGAATTGCGGGACATCAATGAAGCAGAGTTAGAGATTCACATTGACCAGGGCTCTCTTCTGACGGGAGAACTCCCGATGGTCTACCGGGCACGTTTACCCGGCGGTAACGGTCTTTCGGTTTTTGAAGACGATTTATACATTCCCACATGGCGACAACTTAGTTGGTTAATTAAGTCCGGCAAGAACACACTCGCTAGCGGGTCTTTTAACCCACAAGAACGATCATCTTCTCCCCTGGACATCATCGTTTCGGTTCACCCTGGTAGATGGCGGTCTTTTTATGACTCGTCCTCCCGTGTCCTAGAAACAGACCCCGGCCGACTACCGAAAAGACTAGCGGCATATAACGGTGTTAGGTCTTTACTTATAGATGGCACTTCTGAACCTCCACAACTCGAAGCCATTGCTGCTGCTGCAGCATCCGGCGTAAAGGTAATTCTTAACACCCCTTTACCGAATAGCCACGACAATCTTTCCCTCTTGGCAACATCCCCTTTAAAACGGCTTGGCGCTGGTTGGATCATAGCCAACGGTAAAACACCTGATGAATTTAGAACTTTTCTTTCGGTCCATAACGGTTTAGATGGTCCACTTTTTGAGAGAATAGTAGGTGCAATCGAGCATACTGCCCAACGCGGTGCCCCTCGGTTACTTTTGCTAGTAGTTTTGGCCATTTATAGCTTGTTAACCCTTTTTCTTCTAAGGTTAGGCAATGCTGTTGCAATAATAAGTACACTAGCCCTAGGAGTAGTATCTTCCTTAGGGGCCTGGGTTCTTCTTCCACCTGAAACTCCCAGGTTAACTTCTACTTTATCGTTAACAATCTGTGGAGGAGAATTGGCGGCTAATTTGCGGTTCCATTCAATTTATAACCGCCCTCGAGGAGAGCTCAACTTAGACTTAGTTGGTCATCCGATTGAAGATCGATCCTATGTGATCGGCCCGCGGGGTATAACATTCTCACTAGAACGGGGGGAGCGCACAACCATTTTCGCCAAGCCTATCCTTTCCCCGGCCCCCCTTGTTTGGCAAGGGAGCTCCTTAATCAATACAGGGTCAGAGAGTCTTTCCAATGTCTATGTCAATGGGTTCGGAATGCAGGACAACGAATTGTTACCGGAGTTTGCTCTGGTACCGGCGAACAAATCGACCACAGATCCGCCTAGTTTGTATCTCGACCTTGAAAACCATTTACCCAGGGGTACAGCTTTCGCCTTAGCTGGGCGAAACCTGATTATCGCGTTGCCCACTGAAACTGATATTTCTATGCCTCCTCACGAAAACTCCAAGGAGCCTTAAAGAAGATGCATCTGTTCGATTCAATAGCTTCTCAGGCTAGGCAAGCAAACTTCATTCAACTCCTGGCTCTGATTTTGGCTATCCTTACATTCGTTACCTATTCTCGGTGGGAGGTAGCCGGACACTTATTCAACAACTCATGGTTCACAGTAACCCAGGTTCGCCTATTTAGCCTTACCCTGATAGCCCTAGCTTACGGGGGTTCGTGTGCGGGTTCCCAAAAAACCAAAAAACAAACTACCGCGGCATTGGTCCTAATATTCGCCCTGGCAACATTACCCTTCGAATTGGTGTCGTATTTCCCAACCCTCCCGAGCACCTCTCTATTAACGACTATATTTATTCCTTTACTGACAGGAATAGCGTTTTATGGATTGGGCTTAGCGGTGGGTACGATGTTACTAATCATACGGAGTGGTAGTTTAATGCCGTTGGCAATAATTGGAGTGATAGTCGGGATGTTAGTTATCGATGTAAGGCTTAAAACAAATTTCCTGAATCCCTTCAAGGGGACAACATCTCCAACCTGGGAACACTCCGTAATTATAGGGATCATGGCTGCAATAACCGTACTATTTTTATTATGGCCCCAAAAAAGACAACACAACCGAGATTCTCGACACTCCCAAAATATATTTGAGCGAGTGAGCCGCTAGGGACCTGAGATAAACCATGATCAATACTTCTGACTCTCGCCGGACTAGCACCGAGATTAACCGCATTATTTCTAATGAAAAACTACACGAACGACTTTCTCTAGCTCGTTTCTTTAACATCCGAATACTCATTTGCAGTTCGATTATTTTGCCGTGTTCGCTTTTAGGCTGGCTGCTTGCGACTCCTCTTCTTATACATTCCTTAATTCTTGCACTGTGCTTGATCGTCCCTTGGAGTTTCCCGAGAGGGAAACGAGCCTCCTGGGGGTTGACTAAGCTAACCGAACAAACAGGTTTGAGTTACGAAACAGCTATGGAATATAGCAATCAAACTGACGACAAGTACGATTTAATCAAGGGCCTTAGGATGCGTCGAGAAGAAATGGTCCGGAATTTTGAAGTCCCCCGATACCCACCTTGGTGGATACCCCTTCTAATTCTTTCTATAGGGTTTTTGTTTTTACCTTCACCTGGTGGAGCAACCGAACACTTAATCCGTTTTCCCACCAATGCACTAGATAATATAGATTCCAACAAAGACTTACATACTGCGGACGACCCCGGCTCATACCTTAGGAATAATCCTGACCCCGAATTAGAACTCAGGCAAGACTTACCGAAAGAACACGTACCTAGCGAACATGACACATTAAGATCTAACCTACGCAGCGATATAGGTGTAAAGGGAAAACCTACAGACGAAAATATCCTTGCTGATTTCGTCACCAACCTTTCTAATCGCAATGCCGCCACAGACCTGACTCAATCTCAGCCAAATCCGACCACCGGACCAACGTCTCCGCAAGCCCCTTCCCCTGTTCCTGAGACCACCAACTTACTAGAAAATGCCGGAATGGCTGATCAAGGCTCATCAGACGAACCTGGAGCAGGTCCCCCAAGCGCTAGCCAGGATCTCGCGACCGACCCCGAAGGAGTCCCGGACGGCCTCTCCGGCATTGACCCCCCAGAAAATGCGGCACCTTTCCTTCAGGAAACACAATCAGTGGTTTCTGGACAAAATAATGAAACCGATTCAACCAATAAGGAATCCGTCGATACCCAAGAAGGCTTGCCCTTGCCTAGTCAAACGTCCCCTAACGATAACGAACCTAATGCAAGCCCAGAGGACGCTGTTGAAACACTGCCTGGGGAAGGAAATTTGGATGGCGACCAGCCAGGAAATGGCTCCACTCCAGGAAAACAGCTTGGGGAGGCTACCGGGACACTTCTACGCAACCAACAACGGGAGAAAGTTGAATCTGAATTCACCCCTGAATTTATAGAAGGAGTACCTTCTCGGAGTCGAAATAATCGTGGTGGTCTAACCGAGGTACATGGTGAAAAGAATTCCGTCACCTTATCGGATTGGTCGGAATTTGATTACGTCCAGACGCCTGAAAAAGCTATAACAGAGGGCCGTATTCCAGTTGATTACCAAGAGATTATTCGTAATTACTTTCGCTAGCCTCCGTCAAGGTATAACTAGTTTTTAACCAGTTTGCGAAATAGCTAGAAATCTCTTGGATGCCTAGCGTTAGGACCTCTACATAGTCGGGATCCTGGTCTATAGGAAGAATGGGTGCTGTGGCAGATTCAGTACGGTCCATTTCAATAAATGGACCGAGATACTCTCGAAGAATCCGCCCCTTCGCAACCCCTATGACTATTAACTGCAACCTGAGCGAGATCTTAACTTCCCTAACCTGCTGGAGAGGGTTAGGTAGCCCAAGGCTGAAATATTCACGTGTGGTTCGTTCAAAGTCTGGCACGCCTACCAGAACAACTAACTCAGCGCCTATGTTACGACCAATTCGAAGGGCATCATTAACTAACCGGCCAGGACCAAACGCGTGGGACCGTTCCCTCGCCCGGACAGAAGCTGGCCTAGAAAACCGAACTTCCTTGAGTTGAAAAAGACCTATTTGATCCTGAACCTTTTCAGCGAGGCCATCTAGCGCTATAGAACGTGGCCCATTGGCAATGGCGATTTCCGGCAAATTCGAAGCAGCCAGCTCACCTCGGGGAAAACATCCTATTAGGGCAACCATTAGCCCTAAGTAAGTGAAATACGCTCGGAGCACGGTAATCAAGTTTTACCCTTTTTTCGGTTCGTAGGTTAATAATTAGTTAAGGCTCCTTAACAATTGAGCAAAGATGTTTTTCCTATGGCCAAATCCTTTAACCTCAGCCTGCTTACTTCCATACCACCCTTTACTCGCTGCGCAAGACGATATTAGACGGTATTTGTAATTTTTTAGTGTTTCTTATTTCACCAACTCACCGCCGGCGAACTTATCGGATTTGGCGCCTGCACACGCCTGATCGGGCACTCCGTCATTTTGGCCTGCTTAAGCCGCAGGTAACAAACGCATGGTAAACTACACCTCGTTTAGTGTTGTGTCTACACGGAATTTAGAATTCCCAATTAGACCCTATCCACAAGCTATGCTCGGCACAGTGAGGTAGGCTCGCCCCTGGATAAAAGGAGTTATCTTGAGTCTAGTCCTTTACAACACGCAAACCCGCGCTAAAGAAGTGTTCACTCCAATTACCCCAGGTCGGGTCGGAATTTACTTTTGTGGCCCAACCGTTTACTCCGAGCCTCATTTAGGACACGCTCGTGGTGCTGTAATTTTTGATGTTTTACGTCGTTGGCTCAGGTCTGAAGGTTATTCGGTCCGTTTAGTGTCAAACGTCACTGATGTTGGTCACTTAACTGACGATGGCGATAGTGGTGCTGACAAACTTATCCAGCGGGCCAAACTTGAACAGTTGGAGCCTATGGAGATTGCCGAAAAATACTTCTGGTTGTACTTTGATGGCCTGGCTGCATTGAATGTACAACGTCCAGACGTCATCCCTAG
Encoded here:
- a CDS encoding threonine--tRNA ligase, whose translation is MHVVLPDGKRLDVPKNSTGAEVALTIGPGLGKAALGIVVNGELRDLLSEIPEGANIKIVTTRDPESIDLMRHTLAHVMAQAVIEYLVAEGEDRPSIRLGIGPVIDAGFYYDFDLPRSLTTQDLEEIEKRMRRIIAADLSLEKYFVERDDALRTYTERGDPFKIDLIENIPNDVPITFYRQGGSAGFTDLCRGPHVPSTGTITPHFRLMSIAGAYWRGDEQNTMLQRIYGVAFKEEEAFDQHLWQLEEAKKRDHRKIGTDLDIFVLDEDVGPGLPLWLPRGAILIEEIERLAKEVEYSAGYQRVRSPHLAKEQLFLKTGHLPYYQEDMYPPMQLENTTYFIKPMNCPFHHKIFAARPRSYRDLPVRLAEYGTCYRYEDSGALMGLMRVRSLQMNDAHIYCTEDQFEEEFLQVIQIYFKYFELFGIDDYIMRFSKHGKDGLGKKYVDNPDLWLKTETMVRNAMQSANIKFIEVEDEAAFYGPKIDVQIKSAIGREFTLATNQVDFAQPGRLGLTYIDEQNQKQVPLCIHRAPLGTHERLVGFLIEHFAGDFPLWLAPEHVRIVPIADRHSGPAEKLRKQLAKAGIRTEVDSRSERMNAKIRDAEIYKVPYIAVLGDREVDNETISFRSRKEPNRNDVPVTVLINHLSTNIGARVLEILPID